The following proteins come from a genomic window of Chlamydiales bacterium:
- the tsaD gene encoding tRNA (adenosine(37)-N6)-threonylcarbamoyltransferase complex transferase subunit TsaD, which translates to MLVLGIETTCDETGIALVSKGHEILSNVVATQDELHSSYGGVVPEIASRRHIDVLLPLLEKALFDSFDAIDLIAVANGPGLIGPLLIGINFAKGLAFSSNKPLVGVNHVEAHLYSALMGLSPPLPSLGVVISGGHTLLAFIEKIGTYTLIGQTQDDAIGEAFDKVAKILGLPYPGGAHIEKLALQGDPHRFRFKAGKIKGRPFDFSFSGLKTALLYLAKGQNANQNSPLLLSEKDRQDAAASFQYVAFSDLVKKICSSAKLYSCKSILVGGGVSINHCFRDLLEQKSSLPILWPSQDLCLDNGAMIAGLGYHVFLKHGQSKDMKANPGASL; encoded by the coding sequence AAGGTCATGAGATTTTATCAAATGTAGTAGCCACTCAGGATGAACTCCATAGTAGCTATGGAGGAGTTGTTCCAGAAATTGCATCAAGACGTCATATTGATGTACTTCTACCTTTGCTTGAAAAAGCCCTTTTTGATTCTTTTGATGCAATTGATTTGATAGCTGTAGCAAATGGGCCAGGTTTAATTGGCCCACTTTTAATTGGGATTAACTTTGCAAAAGGATTGGCTTTTTCATCAAACAAGCCCCTTGTAGGAGTGAATCATGTTGAAGCTCATCTCTATTCAGCTCTGATGGGGTTGTCTCCACCACTTCCCTCTCTTGGCGTAGTCATATCTGGAGGACATACCTTATTAGCATTTATTGAAAAGATAGGTACTTATACTCTTATTGGGCAAACTCAAGATGATGCAATAGGAGAAGCTTTTGATAAAGTCGCTAAAATTCTCGGTCTCCCTTATCCAGGGGGTGCACATATTGAAAAACTTGCTCTGCAGGGCGACCCACATCGATTTCGTTTTAAAGCTGGTAAAATCAAAGGACGTCCTTTTGACTTTTCTTTTAGTGGATTAAAAACAGCCCTTCTTTACCTTGCTAAGGGGCAGAATGCAAACCAGAATTCTCCCTTGCTTCTTTCTGAGAAAGATAGGCAAGATGCAGCTGCAAGTTTTCAATATGTAGCTTTTTCTGATCTTGTAAAAAAAATCTGTTCTAGTGCAAAACTGTATTCTTGCAAAAGTATTTTAGTAGGAGGTGGAGTCAGTATCAACCACTGTTTTCGTGATCTTCTTGAACAAAAATCATCGCTCCCCATCTTGTGGCCTTCACAAGATCTTTGCCTAGATAATGGAGCAATGATTGCAGGTCTTGGTTACCATGTCTTTCTTAAGCATGGTCAATCAAAAGATATGAAAGCAAATCCTGGCGCATCTCTTTAA